The Methanomethylovorans hollandica DSM 15978 genome includes a region encoding these proteins:
- the porA gene encoding pyruvate synthase subunit PorA, with amino-acid sequence MTTKGKLEKEKMVVVEGSYAVAHAVKICRPNVISAYPITPQTHIVEGLSKFMADGEIQNCEYINVESEFSALSALVGSSAVGARCYSATTSQGLELMHEVLFNVSGMRLPIVMTVVNRAVSAPINIWNDHQDAISQRDTGWIQLYAEDLQEAADMTAQAFKIAEDKEVLMPVMACMDGFILSHVYEPVILLEQELTDEYLPTYEPLNTLDPKKPMSFGTLADPNCYTEFRYLQQKAMENALKKIEDAANEFYDVFGRYYGGLIDEYQTEDADIILMAMGSIVGTIKDTIDKLRQKGVKVGLLKVRSFRPFPAEAIREAIKDAKVVAVLDKNISLGLNEGALFTETKSCLYNTKNRVPVVGYMIGHGGRDIRMSTIENIISEAQEVMKTGIKLESQFTDVREELL; translated from the coding sequence ATGACAACCAAAGGAAAACTTGAAAAGGAAAAAATGGTCGTCGTAGAGGGGTCTTATGCTGTGGCACATGCTGTAAAAATATGCAGGCCCAATGTTATATCTGCTTACCCGATAACTCCGCAAACCCATATTGTGGAAGGATTATCTAAGTTCATGGCTGACGGAGAGATCCAAAACTGTGAGTACATAAATGTGGAGTCCGAGTTCTCAGCGCTTTCTGCACTTGTGGGCTCCTCAGCCGTGGGAGCAAGGTGCTACTCTGCCACAACGTCCCAGGGTCTTGAGTTGATGCATGAAGTGCTGTTCAACGTGTCTGGTATGAGACTACCCATAGTCATGACCGTAGTGAACAGAGCTGTGAGCGCACCCATCAACATCTGGAACGATCATCAGGACGCAATATCTCAGAGAGATACCGGCTGGATACAATTGTACGCAGAGGATCTGCAGGAAGCAGCTGATATGACCGCACAGGCATTCAAAATTGCAGAGGACAAGGAAGTGCTTATGCCTGTTATGGCGTGTATGGATGGTTTCATCCTGTCCCATGTATACGAGCCTGTGATATTGCTGGAACAGGAACTTACTGATGAATATTTACCAACATATGAACCTCTTAACACACTGGACCCAAAGAAACCCATGAGCTTTGGTACTCTGGCTGATCCGAATTGCTATACTGAGTTCAGATATCTCCAACAGAAGGCTATGGAAAATGCTCTGAAGAAGATAGAGGATGCGGCAAATGAGTTTTATGATGTGTTCGGCAGATACTATGGCGGACTCATTGATGAATACCAAACTGAGGATGCTGATATAATTCTCATGGCAATGGGTTCCATCGTGGGTACCATTAAGGATACCATTGATAAGCTGAGACAGAAGGGTGTGAAGGTAGGTTTGCTGAAGGTCAGGTCTTTCAGGCCATTCCCGGCAGAGGCGATCAGGGAAGCAATCAAGGATGCAAAGGTCGTTGCTGTCCTAGATAAGAACATCTCACTGGGACTTAACGAAGGTGCTCTGTTCACAGAAACCAAATCCTGCCTGTACAACACCAAGAACCGTGTACCTGTCGTGGGTTACATGATAGGCCATGGAGGCCGTGACATACGCATGAGCACTATAGAGAATATCATATCTGAGGCTCAGGAAGTAATGAAGACTGGTATTAAGCTCGAAAGCCAGTTCACTGATGTGAGGGAGGAACTACTATGA
- the nth gene encoding endonuclease III produces the protein MHAEENIPDNTDNFEGIFSLLREVYPDAAPALYFSSPLELLVATILSAQCTDRQVNQVTQSLFKRYRTLEDYAAADVSAFGKEIYSTGFYHQKAKHIIESARIMLTDFGGKVPDTMEDLLQLPGVGRKTANIVLSRAFGKIEGIAVDTHVKRLSNRLGFTQHEDPEKIEKDLMRIAKREDLETLSMTLILHGRNVCMARNPKCVECVVKELCPSSRA, from the coding sequence ATGCATGCTGAGGAAAATATCCCTGACAACACCGACAACTTTGAAGGTATCTTCTCACTTCTGCGGGAGGTGTATCCTGATGCTGCCCCCGCCCTGTATTTTAGTTCTCCTCTGGAACTTCTGGTGGCTACCATTCTCTCAGCCCAGTGCACGGACCGCCAGGTGAACCAGGTCACCCAATCCCTGTTCAAGAGATATCGCACTCTGGAAGATTATGCCGCTGCCGATGTATCAGCATTTGGAAAGGAAATATATTCCACGGGCTTCTATCACCAGAAAGCGAAACACATCATCGAAAGCGCTCGGATCATGCTTACAGATTTTGGAGGCAAGGTACCCGACACCATGGAAGACTTACTGCAGCTTCCCGGTGTCGGCAGGAAAACTGCAAATATAGTTCTGTCCAGAGCCTTTGGGAAAATAGAGGGTATTGCAGTGGACACCCATGTGAAAAGATTATCAAATCGTCTCGGCTTCACCCAACACGAAGACCCGGAAAAGATAGAGAAGGACCTCATGAGGATCGCAAAAAGAGAGGATCTGGAAACACTTTCGATGACTCTCATCCTGCACGGGCGCAATGTATGTATGGCGCGCAATCCGAAATGTGTGGAATGTGTTGTAAAGGAGTTGTGTCCATCGAGCAGAGCATAA
- a CDS encoding sugar phosphate isomerase/epimerase family protein yields the protein MKLKNLSFSSRVETGHSFIWVYQLEDMGYTGWEIVQEGLQTLHNGNLAKVREVRDTTDLKITMHLPFSDMNLAGLNDGIRNEALRQMYRCLELGNEIVELAVVHPGYLSPYGSQVPERAWRTHIESIRHVCDTAEKYGITIAVENMPEMPSIFGKYPDEMLRTLEEVDRDNLGMTLDVGHANTAGVVDEFLEKCKEHILHMHIHDNHGISDEHLPLGRGTVQWKKVMESLKGYNGRLVTEMATLQEGEECIAYIQSL from the coding sequence ATGAAGTTAAAGAATCTTAGCTTTTCTTCCAGAGTGGAGACCGGCCACTCTTTCATATGGGTCTATCAGCTTGAGGACATGGGATATACCGGCTGGGAGATCGTGCAGGAGGGTCTACAGACACTGCACAACGGGAACCTGGCTAAGGTCCGGGAGGTCCGTGATACAACTGATCTGAAGATCACAATGCATCTGCCTTTTTCAGATATGAATCTTGCAGGTCTTAACGATGGGATACGTAATGAAGCATTAAGGCAGATGTACCGCTGCCTTGAGCTTGGAAATGAGATCGTGGAACTTGCAGTGGTGCATCCGGGTTATTTATCTCCTTATGGTTCACAGGTGCCTGAAAGGGCATGGCGTACCCATATAGAGTCCATCCGTCATGTATGCGATACAGCTGAAAAGTACGGTATTACGATAGCTGTGGAGAACATGCCGGAAATGCCCTCTATATTCGGCAAATATCCCGATGAGATGCTCAGGACCCTTGAAGAAGTGGACAGAGACAATCTGGGCATGACCCTGGATGTAGGCCATGCTAACACTGCAGGGGTTGTAGATGAGTTCCTGGAAAAGTGCAAAGAACATATCCTGCACATGCATATCCATGACAATCATGGAATATCAGATGAACACCTGCCTCTGGGGCGGGGAACCGTGCAGTGGAAAAAGGTAATGGAAAGCCTTAAGGGATACAATGGAAGGCTTGTAACTGAAATGGCAACACTTCAAGAAGGTGAAGAGTGTATTGCATATATTCAGAGCCTTTGA
- the porB gene encoding pyruvate synthase subunit PorB produces the protein MKHLLVSGHRGCAGCCDAMATKFTLMGAGEDCIVVSPTGCLEVMTTPFPETSWNVPWIHSLFENAAAVASGIEAALKALGKKGNTRIVAIGGDGATMDIGLQAISGAFERGHDFTYVCIDNEAYMNTGVQRSSGTPFNASTTTSPAGKVSFGNQRPKKNMPAIIAAHGSPYVATTSLAYGKDMIAKVKKATETPGPTYIHCHAPCTTGWGFDTSKTVEVARMAVKTGLWPLFEMENGEITKVRKIGTPSPVEDYLKMQSRFKHLFNKEGGAEEIAKIQAIADKNIEHYGL, from the coding sequence ATGAAACACCTTTTAGTCTCAGGACATAGGGGATGTGCAGGCTGCTGTGATGCAATGGCGACAAAGTTTACCCTTATGGGGGCAGGCGAGGATTGTATAGTAGTCAGTCCTACCGGCTGTCTTGAAGTCATGACAACTCCTTTCCCTGAAACTTCATGGAATGTGCCCTGGATACACTCGCTATTTGAAAATGCCGCTGCAGTGGCATCTGGTATTGAGGCAGCACTGAAAGCTCTGGGAAAGAAGGGTAACACCAGGATTGTTGCCATTGGTGGTGACGGTGCAACTATGGATATTGGTCTGCAGGCTATTTCCGGAGCTTTTGAAAGAGGGCACGACTTCACCTATGTCTGTATAGACAATGAAGCTTACATGAACACCGGAGTGCAGAGAAGTAGTGGAACCCCGTTTAATGCTTCAACTACTACAAGTCCTGCCGGAAAGGTTTCTTTTGGCAACCAGCGGCCTAAAAAGAACATGCCTGCCATCATCGCAGCACACGGTTCCCCGTATGTGGCCACCACATCCCTTGCATATGGCAAGGACATGATAGCAAAGGTGAAGAAAGCCACTGAAACACCGGGTCCCACATATATACACTGCCACGCCCCCTGTACAACGGGCTGGGGATTCGATACTTCCAAGACAGTGGAAGTTGCCCGGATGGCTGTAAAGACCGGTCTGTGGCCCCTGTTCGAAATGGAAAATGGGGAGATCACAAAGGTCAGAAAGATAGGTACACCATCACCGGTTGAGGATTATCTCAAGATGCAGAGCCGCTTCAAGCACCTGTTCAACAAGGAAGGCGGTGCTGAAGAGATAGCCAAGATACAAGCCATCGCTGACAAGAACATCGAGCACTACGGGCTTTAA
- a CDS encoding DNA double-strand break repair nuclease NurA produces the protein MTLEPVHIKAISELADRIDRCLKPDELEKDETGSIEDIFERLKELKHDGQVVLKAIGRLKRGRVSIEKISQSQDPFPVTYSCDSGSTTTRSFDNGLYVDFCHCAMASTPTDLELHNRRTIVAATYSRGYSVHIDTTDEWETVDRGASRCKIIRIPPDLLNKRIDRIVHDIALYLSESEHILWLKDELDPRSFFIMDGPIYPKHLMYWMVVGSEEVQLLYDPHTEKILQNYIDIVDHHIDRKRPFIGFVKNPEDMQIMQTLRKEGMKDLPWVMDAQFFKNLLSSSRHGEEKSTHNRCITYTNWFMQPNQFYERMLGTTSPLVKEKLRAKYPHEYYSLTFFVVYVPSKNLLFKIEAPYGLTKEEEIRDIITRKVLHDVALNEIPATLKKADSIAKIQVSERKQIIDRFRYSRVDTSYNEIRWGEHDEDG, from the coding sequence ATGACCCTTGAACCGGTCCATATAAAAGCCATATCCGAACTTGCAGATCGGATTGACAGATGCCTCAAACCGGATGAGCTGGAAAAAGATGAAACTGGCAGCATAGAAGATATATTCGAAAGGCTCAAGGAGTTGAAACACGATGGACAAGTAGTGCTCAAGGCCATCGGAAGGCTCAAAAGAGGTAGAGTAAGCATAGAGAAGATTTCTCAGAGCCAGGATCCTTTCCCTGTAACCTATTCATGTGACAGCGGTAGTACAACCACAAGATCATTTGATAACGGTCTTTATGTGGATTTCTGTCATTGCGCTATGGCATCCACACCTACTGACCTGGAACTCCACAACAGAAGGACTATAGTTGCTGCCACCTATTCACGTGGTTACAGCGTGCATATAGATACCACAGATGAGTGGGAAACAGTTGACAGAGGAGCAAGTCGTTGCAAGATAATCCGCATCCCTCCAGACCTGCTGAACAAAAGGATAGACAGGATAGTTCATGATATAGCCCTTTACCTTTCAGAATCCGAGCACATTCTATGGTTGAAAGATGAACTTGACCCCCGAAGCTTTTTCATTATGGACGGACCGATCTATCCCAAGCACCTCATGTACTGGATGGTGGTTGGATCAGAGGAGGTGCAATTGCTTTATGATCCTCATACAGAGAAGATCCTGCAAAACTACATAGATATCGTGGACCATCACATTGACAGGAAACGTCCATTTATTGGTTTTGTTAAAAACCCTGAGGATATGCAGATAATGCAGACCCTGAGAAAAGAAGGTATGAAAGACCTGCCCTGGGTGATGGATGCCCAGTTCTTCAAAAATCTGCTTTCTTCATCACGGCATGGAGAAGAAAAAAGCACGCACAATCGCTGTATAACTTACACTAACTGGTTCATGCAACCCAATCAGTTCTATGAAAGAATGCTCGGCACCACATCACCTCTGGTCAAGGAAAAGCTCAGGGCAAAGTATCCACATGAATACTATTCACTGACATTTTTCGTGGTGTACGTTCCTTCAAAGAACCTGCTCTTTAAGATAGAAGCTCCATACGGGCTTACCAAGGAAGAAGAGATAAGGGATATCATTACAAGGAAGGTATTGCATGATGTCGCATTAAACGAGATACCTGCCACACTGAAAAAGGCAGATTCCATTGCAAAGATACAGGTATCTGAAAGGAAACAAATAATCGACAGGTTCAGGTACTCCCGGGTGGATACCAGCTATAACGAGATCAGATGGGGTGAACACGACGAGGATGGATAA
- a CDS encoding pyruvate ferredoxin oxidoreductase subunit gamma translates to MKEIRIHGRGGQGSVTAAELLAVAAFADGKFSQAFPAFGVERRGAPVQAFTRMDDTPIRLRSQVYEPDYVIVQDPTLIEVVDVASGLKEDGIIIINSEFDPSTFKLNTKAKVVTVNATKIALEIIGRPIVNTVLLGAFAGATGNIRPESIKEAVKERFPGKVGERNAEAIQQAYDMMKEANV, encoded by the coding sequence ATGAAAGAGATACGAATACACGGCCGGGGAGGCCAGGGTTCGGTCACTGCTGCCGAGCTTTTAGCCGTTGCAGCTTTTGCTGATGGGAAATTCAGCCAGGCGTTCCCAGCTTTTGGAGTGGAAAGAAGAGGAGCACCTGTACAGGCGTTCACAAGAATGGATGACACGCCTATAAGACTCAGAAGCCAGGTATACGAACCTGACTACGTCATCGTGCAGGACCCTACCCTTATAGAGGTAGTAGATGTTGCAAGTGGCCTGAAGGAAGATGGAATAATTATCATAAACAGTGAATTTGACCCCTCGACTTTCAAACTCAACACTAAGGCCAAAGTTGTAACCGTTAATGCCACAAAGATCGCACTTGAGATCATTGGCAGACCAATAGTCAATACAGTGCTACTCGGAGCCTTTGCGGGGGCTACCGGTAATATAAGGCCTGAGTCTATCAAGGAAGCGGTTAAAGAGAGATTCCCGGGCAAAGTAGGAGAGAGAAATGCTGAAGCCATCCAACAGGCATACGACATGATGAAGGAGGCCAATGTATGA
- a CDS encoding ATP-binding protein: MDKDILAYVSAASKDVRIAVGTEETTIEEKFNFEEYEVPAERHPDTQSNTDEAFGIITTGIEPLEITESGATITGYINTEKRRDVRLGTYVIVPYGEEDLFARIWKMQYKQEFAVDDATEIHSRRMLRSNTTDEVDYKFLAYLDPICILYSKGNGSLARRMSDRIPRPNTPIMPVKDKMKIQTGLNIPREGIFLGHLSVGGEMVKTHAVPPTVPYYMRNDYSMGDPLVFRHMLVCGSTGTGKTFLTKNILRQLMAQENRYNVRGTNARKNPCLVVLDPQDEYSQMLEDNPELTADDEFSFRSEKVDFGGCANTLTFVARVDGQSYNGRSRAQQLEFTIPFEMVRNNSWLMAPVGMTELQNQGVELLLEDFFKMAGDHTYDRFLDYISDDLTRENYVESGKIHEASYDGIARRVRDKALRRVFDQPARPIDKMLEEIIRPGQVSVFPTEYISNTRIRDLITLSLMTIIVDNKLSTKLNTPGETAVKETPIILALDEAHRYLASTSGEHSRRIVSKFADAARQGRKEGLGLCLITQDPQDIDDTVFKQINTRIILNLTNDAAIGALKVKKEYEKRIPYLKKGQMIVHSPDNSDMVEIMGLQSCVVKHI; the protein is encoded by the coding sequence ATGGATAAAGATATACTTGCCTATGTGTCTGCAGCAAGCAAAGACGTCAGGATTGCTGTGGGAACCGAGGAAACAACTATTGAAGAGAAGTTCAACTTCGAAGAGTATGAGGTGCCTGCAGAAAGGCACCCTGATACACAAAGCAATACAGATGAAGCATTTGGTATCATCACCACTGGCATAGAACCCCTGGAAATAACTGAATCTGGAGCAACTATCACAGGATACATTAACACTGAGAAAAGAAGGGATGTGCGGCTGGGAACGTATGTGATCGTACCCTACGGAGAAGAAGACCTGTTTGCACGCATATGGAAAATGCAGTACAAACAGGAGTTTGCAGTGGATGATGCTACTGAGATACACTCTCGCAGGATGTTAAGGTCCAATACCACAGATGAAGTAGATTACAAGTTCCTGGCTTACCTTGATCCTATCTGTATCCTTTATTCCAAAGGCAACGGATCATTGGCCAGGCGTATGAGCGATAGAATACCGCGACCCAACACACCTATAATGCCTGTTAAAGATAAAATGAAGATCCAGACCGGACTTAACATTCCCAGAGAAGGTATCTTCCTGGGGCATTTGAGCGTGGGAGGTGAAATGGTTAAGACCCATGCAGTCCCTCCTACTGTACCATACTACATGCGCAACGATTATTCTATGGGCGATCCTCTGGTGTTCAGGCACATGCTGGTATGTGGCAGTACCGGAACAGGTAAAACTTTCCTTACAAAGAATATCCTGAGACAACTCATGGCACAGGAGAACCGCTATAATGTGAGGGGTACTAATGCCAGAAAAAACCCCTGCCTTGTTGTGCTAGATCCGCAGGATGAGTATTCCCAGATGTTAGAGGATAATCCTGAACTTACAGCTGATGATGAGTTCAGCTTCAGGTCCGAGAAAGTGGACTTTGGAGGATGTGCCAATACACTTACCTTTGTGGCCAGGGTGGATGGACAGTCATACAATGGCCGCTCTAGGGCACAGCAACTGGAATTTACCATACCTTTCGAGATGGTAAGGAATAATTCCTGGCTCATGGCGCCTGTGGGTATGACGGAACTCCAAAATCAGGGAGTGGAATTGCTTCTTGAAGATTTCTTCAAAATGGCTGGGGATCACACTTATGACCGCTTTTTGGACTATATAAGCGACGATCTGACAAGAGAGAATTATGTAGAAAGTGGTAAGATACACGAGGCTTCCTATGATGGTATAGCCCGCAGAGTAAGGGATAAAGCTCTTAGAAGGGTGTTCGACCAGCCTGCAAGACCCATAGACAAGATGCTGGAAGAGATTATAAGACCCGGGCAGGTGAGCGTGTTCCCCACTGAATACATTAGTAACACGCGCATAAGGGATCTGATAACTCTCAGTTTGATGACGATTATAGTGGATAATAAGTTAAGTACTAAACTTAACACACCTGGAGAAACTGCCGTTAAGGAGACTCCTATTATCCTGGCACTGGACGAAGCCCATAGGTATCTTGCCAGCACTTCAGGCGAGCACAGCAGGAGGATAGTGTCCAAATTTGCAGATGCTGCACGCCAGGGCAGGAAAGAAGGATTAGGATTGTGCCTCATAACCCAGGACCCTCAGGACATTGATGATACAGTGTTCAAACAGATCAACACACGCATCATCCTTAACCTGACAAATGATGCTGCCATCGGAGCACTGAAGGTCAAAAAAGAATATGAGAAGCGTATTCCATATCTGAAGAAAGGACAGATGATCGTGCACAGTCCCGATAATAGCGACATGGTTGAGATCATGGGTCTGCAAAGCTGCGTGGTAAAACATATATAA
- the dusB gene encoding tRNA dihydrouridine synthase DusB, with protein sequence MKIGNVKINGHLFLAPMADVTNPAFRMLCKKHGAALTYSEMISADAVLHGNIRTANRGLSSEEEKPFAIQLFGNSAATIVNASSIIEERFCPDIIDLNFGCPAKVLVKDGSGSALLDFPEKIREIVSAVSGKVDAPVTAKIRVLHDMEKTLDIARVIEEAGAGAITVHGRTQAQQYAGKAEHEYARKIKNELSIPVIANGDISNGHSAKHVLEYTGCDALMVGRASMGNPHIFTEISHFLRTGEQLPTDECTQRLADFKEYVRLLELYGLEEYVDIRMHARWFTRGIKGGRHVRQGISGTREKKSIIRLMESLCAQLPSKATNNDFHGK encoded by the coding sequence ATGAAGATAGGAAATGTAAAGATAAATGGGCATTTGTTCCTGGCACCAATGGCAGATGTAACCAACCCAGCTTTTAGGATGCTCTGTAAAAAGCACGGTGCTGCACTGACATACTCTGAGATGATCAGTGCCGATGCTGTACTTCACGGCAACATAAGAACAGCAAACCGTGGTCTTAGTTCAGAGGAAGAGAAACCTTTTGCAATTCAGCTCTTTGGGAACTCTGCGGCTACGATTGTCAATGCATCAAGTATTATAGAGGAAAGATTTTGTCCTGATATTATCGACCTAAATTTTGGATGCCCTGCTAAGGTGCTTGTAAAAGATGGATCTGGTTCAGCACTACTGGATTTTCCTGAAAAGATACGAGAGATAGTATCTGCTGTATCTGGAAAAGTAGACGCGCCTGTAACAGCTAAAATAAGAGTGCTGCATGACATGGAAAAAACGCTTGATATTGCCAGGGTGATAGAAGAAGCCGGAGCTGGTGCCATCACTGTTCATGGAAGAACACAAGCTCAGCAATATGCGGGAAAAGCTGAGCACGAATATGCCAGGAAAATCAAAAACGAGCTTTCAATTCCTGTGATCGCAAATGGTGATATCTCTAATGGGCATTCTGCAAAGCATGTCCTTGAATATACAGGATGTGATGCCTTGATGGTAGGTAGAGCTTCCATGGGCAATCCACATATTTTTACGGAGATCTCTCACTTTCTGCGTACCGGAGAACAACTACCTACTGATGAATGTACTCAGAGACTTGCGGATTTCAAAGAGTACGTGAGATTGCTGGAGTTGTATGGCCTTGAAGAATATGTAGATATAAGAATGCATGCCCGATGGTTCACACGGGGAATAAAAGGTGGGCGGCATGTGCGTCAGGGCATCTCCGGCACACGGGAAAAAAAATCGATAATCCGGCTTATGGAAAGCCTGTGTGCACAATTGCCAAGCAAGGCTACAAATAATGATTTCCATGGTAAATGA
- a CDS encoding ribbon-helix-helix domain-containing protein: MPKVSVEIPQELLDDLNKHVGDDKKFVNQSDAIRTAIRKMLDMMDEIDKRHGRVKE; the protein is encoded by the coding sequence ATGCCAAAAGTAAGCGTGGAGATCCCCCAGGAGTTGCTTGACGATCTGAACAAGCATGTAGGGGACGACAAGAAATTCGTCAACCAGTCAGACGCTATCAGGACAGCTATCCGCAAGATGCTGGACATGATGGATGAGATAGACAAAAGACATGGAAGGGTTAAAGAATAA
- a CDS encoding RNA-binding domain-containing protein, which yields MIEVRISARVNPTETEEKVRTAVQSIFPTVDLIYNATDDTGLYGNVEGISDLGGLLHLHHLLREEEIIDTARTQFEVGMSRDAPFTSFRISKFVAFVGRLNFPAGEEPLGSIHITMSANSSFELQRLIEWLAPPTEKGKILFETDIEDVEIT from the coding sequence ATGATCGAGGTTAGAATTTCAGCCAGAGTGAACCCTACCGAAACTGAGGAAAAAGTCAGGACAGCGGTTCAAAGTATTTTTCCCACGGTGGATCTAATTTACAATGCAACAGATGATACAGGGCTTTATGGAAATGTGGAAGGAATTAGTGATCTTGGAGGCCTTCTTCATCTTCATCATCTGCTGCGTGAAGAAGAAATTATAGATACTGCGCGTACTCAGTTTGAGGTAGGTATGAGCAGGGATGCACCTTTCACATCTTTCAGGATCAGCAAATTTGTGGCCTTTGTAGGTCGCCTGAATTTTCCTGCGGGTGAAGAACCATTAGGCTCGATACATATAACAATGAGTGCAAATTCGTCTTTTGAGCTCCAAAGGCTTATAGAATGGCTTGCTCCCCCTACCGAAAAAGGCAAGATTCTTTTTGAAACAGATATAGAGGACGTGGAAATTACATGA
- the porD gene encoding pyruvate synthase subunit PorD, producing MKITIGGVCEPATTLANKTGGWRTFKPVYDYDKCIKCKLCELLCPDMAVLPREDGYFQFDYDYCKGCGVCANECPKTAITMVLEEK from the coding sequence ATGAAGATAACTATCGGAGGAGTCTGTGAACCCGCCACCACATTGGCCAACAAGACTGGTGGCTGGAGAACTTTCAAGCCTGTGTACGACTATGACAAATGTATCAAATGCAAGCTGTGCGAGCTGTTGTGCCCGGACATGGCCGTGTTGCCCCGAGAGGACGGATATTTCCAGTTCGACTATGATTATTGCAAAGGATGCGGTGTATGCGCCAACGAATGTCCTAAGACGGCTATAACCATGGTACTGGAGGAGAAGTAA
- a CDS encoding AAA family ATPase: protein MTKILAFVGMPASGKSVAASILGESGIKVVNMGDVIREEVVLRGLEPTDINVGGVGTDLRNKEGKDTVAKRCIPNIRSVDSDFLVIDGVRSLAEVNCFKQVFGSDFTLVAIDAPLEIRFSRVKVRNRSDDMKDIDELRVRDHRELGWGMGEAIAAADLVIENTGTLDGFRKKVLNMVGQT from the coding sequence ATGACGAAAATCTTAGCTTTTGTAGGGATGCCGGCTTCGGGCAAATCAGTGGCAGCATCGATCCTGGGAGAATCAGGTATCAAGGTCGTCAATATGGGTGATGTGATACGTGAAGAGGTTGTACTCAGAGGGCTTGAGCCTACGGATATAAATGTAGGTGGTGTCGGGACAGATTTACGTAACAAAGAGGGTAAAGATACTGTGGCTAAACGCTGTATACCAAATATAAGGTCTGTAGACTCTGATTTCCTTGTTATTGATGGTGTGCGTAGCCTTGCAGAGGTCAATTGTTTCAAGCAAGTATTTGGTTCAGATTTTACTTTAGTTGCCATAGATGCTCCACTTGAAATAAGGTTTTCAAGGGTTAAAGTCAGGAACAGAAGTGATGACATGAAAGACATCGATGAGTTGCGAGTCAGGGATCACCGTGAGCTGGGCTGGGGTATGGGTGAAGCTATAGCTGCTGCTGATCTTGTTATAGAGAATACAGGAACTCTCGATGGTTTCAGAAAAAAGGTTCTTAATATGGTGGGTCAGACATGA